GCGACGGAGTTTGGGTTGATGTAATCAATCCCGCGTTCGATAGTTTTCGCCCACTTGCGTCAAACAGGTTGCGATTGTCCAGCGGGGGCGCGAAGTTAGCCCGATTGAGAACATTGAAGAATTCTGACCGGAATTGCACATTGAAGGCATCGGATACTTTTTTGATGTACGTGTTCTTGATCAGTGAAAAATCGAGGGTGAGCAATCCCGGCCCGATAAGCGTGTTGCGGCCCAGGCTCCCACGCCGGTTGGCAGGACTGGGAAAGGTGAAGCATTGCGTTTTGATGTAATTGATGGGATTGTTGGGGTTTATCAAAGACCCGCAAGCTGGGCCAGGGACCAGGTCTGGAACATCTATGCTGGGATCTGTACTTTTCAGGCCCAGAGCATCACCGCCAATCCCGGGAGTGAATGGCACACCCGTGCTGGCATCGAACACTCCCCCTAATTTCCATCCGCCTAACACTTGTCTCCCAAGCGAATTCCAGTTCGGTGTTCCGAGTTCCCAGTCGTAATTCACTTCCAGGTTGTGTGCAACGTTGAAGTCGGCCAGTCCGCGATTTAGGCCAGGGTTGAAGAACAAGGGGCTGGAAATGGAATTGGAGTATTCATCGCCCACAATGCTGCCTGACGACGTATCTATGGTCTTTCCGAAGGTGTAGGAAACTTCTCCCCCGGCCTTGCCTATTTTCCCCTGGAATTTTGCTTCAAGCCCATGAAAGTACGAGTCGCTTCTCCAGAAACCTGCGGTGATGCGACCGGCGTTTAGATTCAGGCGCTGGCCGGTTCCAGCGGGAGGCCAAAAATATCCCTGCGCTATTTGCATGGGAAGCACTATGTCGGCGTCTTCCACTCGAAAGGGCTGGTGTATGCCGCGAGACCCCACGTAGGAGGTGGTGACACTCACTGCCTTTGCGAGTTCCCGTTGAACGGTAAGATTCCACTGCATCACATAGCTGCGGGGTGGGTGCGGCTCAAAATATGCCTGCCTGAATTCATTGGAAGACGCGGCGAAACTTGAGAAAGCGGCCACGGGAAAGGAACCAACAGGCAAGTTAGTTGCATTGCCTGATTCAGTAAATGGGGCGGAATTGACTTCGTTAAACTGCACCAGATAAGGAAGTGGCAACACATCAAAGATGCCGAATCCCGAGCTGATAATAGTTTTCCCGTCGCTCGACGGATTCCATGCGGCACCGATACGCGGTTCGAGGTTGCGCAAAGTCGGATTGGAGAACAATGGCGAGCCTAGATGCGGGGCGGCATCTGTAAGGTTCCTGAGGACCGTGAGCTTGTTGTTCACTTCGCTAGGTACCGTGGACGCTTCATAGCGCAAACCGAGATCGAGACTTAAGTTGGGTCTCAAGCTCCAGTGGTCCTGCACGTAGACAGAGGCAATGGTCTGGCGAAGTCTCCGTTCCGATTGTGTCCCCGGTATCCCTGCTGACAAGGAAAAAGGTTTGTTTTCTAAAAAGTCCGCCAATGAGTTAAATGCAAATACCCCGGCAGGATCGGAACGAGCAAAGATATTGTCTCGAACCCGTTCCAGTCCCATACCGAATTTTAAGGAGTGATGGCCGGTAACCAACGATGTGTCATCGTAGACTTGAATTGAAGTCCAATGGAACTTATAGCTGCTGAGCGAATCCAGCCCTCCTGTAAAAGCCGTAATTCCTGTGACGTTGACACCGGCAGCATTAAGACCCGGAATAGTCCCAAAAGTAGGATCGGCAGCCAAAGGGTTACCGCTCAGAAAAGTAAGGCCCGTGGTGGCGACGACGCGGTTAACACCCAATCGAAAGGAATTTATCCAATTTCCTCTGGTGTGTACCTCATTTCCAGTCACCAGCTGCCGGTGAGAGTCGTAACCCGTTCTCTTGTCGTTCAGTTCATCGGGCTGCCTGGCACTCGCATTGTCCAACATATAGGTGCCGGAGATCACGTCGTTTGCCGCCATCCGGTGATCTACTTTAACGGTGTAATAATTGTCAGGAACAACTTGTTGTCCCGCAAAGTTGAAAATGCCGGCATCTCCATTCGACAGAATTGAACCGTTTGGCAAAGGGTAAAATGCGTTCAGGAACCGCAACACACCTGGGTCAACATTAATTTGCCCGCTAGAAAGCTTTCCACCGCGGGCGGCGGCTGATGGAACCGTGCTTACCTGTGAAATGCCCAGAGATTGGCGAAAGCCCTCGTAAGCACCGAAGACAAACGTCTTCTTCTTCCACAGCGGCCCGCCCAGCGTTCCGCCAAATTGATTACGCCTGAAAGGCGGCTTCCTGATGTCGAAGAAATTTCGCGCGTCTAAAGCACTGTTCCGGATGAACTCGAAGGCACTTCCATGCCACGCGTTCGAGCCTGAACGGGTGAACGAACTGACAATTCCCCCCGAGGACCGCCCATATTGCGCCGGGTAGTTGTTCGAAAGCACAGATACCTGTTCTACCGCATCCACGCCCAGGTTGACTCCTGCGGCGCTTCCGGGTGGACTGTTCGCATAATCGTTGACGCTCATTCCCTCGAAGCGCGAATCATTCTGCCGCGGGCGGCCGCCTGAAATCGTGATCTGCGTTCCAAAGCCGCGCTGGGCTGCCCCTCCGGCAGACTGGGTTCGAGTTGTTGCGACTCCCGGCTCTAGCGTCGCAACGTCCGTCGCCGAGCGCCCGTTCAGCGGTATATCGCGAACGTTTTGCGATCCAGCTTTGGCTGGTGGTCCTGCGGAGCTGGCCACAGGTGAGGGCATTACCACATTCGCAACAGCTCTAGAATTCGCAGCCACTGTAACGTGCAACATTTTCGCTGGAAATCCCGAGGCGGATACGGCGAGTTCGTACTCACCAGGAGGAATGTTTCGTAGGACGTACAGGCCGTCTCTATCGCTCAAAAGAGTTTGTGCAGTGTTCGCCTGTAGATTCCTGACGGAGATGCGTGCGTTCGAGACAGGCAGGCCAGAAGAATCAATAACTTTGCCTTGGATGGTGCTGCCGTTGGTCTGCGCATCGAAGGCTGCGGAGGCGCAAATACAGAAGATTAGTACTGCAATCACACTGAATCCCCGCCAGCTACTCCACTTCGAATCAGTCTCCGCGCACATAAGGTAATCTCAGGGGATGAGTGACGATGGGCGGGTCATAATATACGACTCTCGCATGACGATTAGCTTAAGCGTACATTAAATTACATTTATTTCTGCTGACGGAGACCGTCTGTACCCGATACTTGAAACTGTCAATGCTGCACGGTTGATTGAGCTTTACGAAAGTGAAGTGCACTCCGACAGAGTACCCACAGTTGCCGATTTTGGATAGCAGTCAATGGGCCGCTTGGGATTCGCTCCTTCATCCATGAACTTGGGCATGAGCTGAGCAACATCACTGGATTCGTAGAGAGGATGCGGGGTCGAGTCGGTTGAATATCAACCTGCGGCAGAGTCAGAAAGTAGTTGACAATAGCTTCTAGGAGAAATTGTGAGAAGCACCTTTTTGGTTGTAATCGGCATGCTCTCATTAGGATCAACTTTGATGTGCAACGATCACAACAGCGGCAGCCTGTTATCAATCACACATCCAGGAACGGCGTCGGATGTAAAACTGACTGTGTCAGTTCAGGGAATGAGGTACTGCAAAGGAGATAACGATGTATATACGGCCCATCTGCGGCTAGCGTTGCGCTACATCAACGCGGGCTCCGACAAAGCGATTCTTTACAAGTCCAAACAGCCCATCGAAATCGTGGTTGGGGCAATTGCTGACAACGCGAAGGACATTGAGGAAGAACACTACGAGACTACGCTTCAGTACGACCAATTTATCGAACCTCCCCGCGCTCCCGATTCCGAAAGACCCAATGCCAGCGAGTTCACAATCCTCGACCCGGGCAGCACACACGACCTGCCCGGTCTTGTTGCCGTCGCCGTTCGTTTCAAACCTACTTCCGCCATCGCGGGGACGATTCCGCCCGGCGATCATGCAATGACAGTTGAAGTGGTTGATTGGCCTTTTCCTCCTGACGATGGAAGGCGACTAAGGATTAAGTGGGCAAATATAGGGACGCTACACTACGAAGCAATAGAAACTCCCGCATTCCAGTTCTCTATACCGACTGCCCCTAAGTTGGAGGAATGCTCTGACCCGAAGTAGTCAGACCGGCACTCTCAACGCAGCTTGCTGATTTTGGAAAATCTCAGTCTTGGCGGTCCCGAAAAAATAATGTTTGCGTACCGCTGTCCGAACAAGCAGTTTTTGCCTTGCTCAGGGACTATGTTTAACTTCCCCCAGACGGTAACCGGACATCTCACCTGGAATGGAAACGGTACACTGGCGGCGCTGAATATGACGGATCTGAGCAAAGAGGAAGTCGAACAGATTGCGAAAACTTTGCCCAAGGTTGGGGGTTGCATTCAAAATTGATTAACGGAGCAAACTTGGGCACTACTCACACGTGCGAGTTCAAGTTGAGTATACGGCTGTTTGGTCGAGGTCTTGATTTTAATGAAATCGAGGCGGAGACCGGGATATCGGGGACACAAAAACATGTTATGGGTGAAGTTGCGCGCACGGGCAGGGCCTACAAACGTGATATTTGGATCGCAGAATCTCCGTTTTCCTCTGAAGAAGCGCCAGCAGTGCACTTGCGCTGGTACGAGCAGATTGTGAATAAACAGCGAGTTCTTGACCTGCTGCGCAAGAGCAAGAATGTGGAAGCATTTGACTTATTTTGGGAGATCACAGGCGAATCGGATACTTGTATTCTCTACTTAGCACCCGAAGACCTTCGTGTTATGTCCTTAACGAATATCGATGCCGAGATGAGTTACATCCTTTTTGGTGAGCCTCCAATTTCTGAAGTCGAGTTGAACCTTAAGGCTTGGATTCCTAATGAAAGTAACAGCAACAATCCGAGAGTTGTTATTCAGCTTGTACAAAACGGCTCTAGGGAGCTGCTCCCGGATCAACACGAACTGGAGCGCCACGAGATTCAAGACGAATTATCTCAAAAACTGGAGTGGGCAGGGCGCAAATTGGCACGCGAGCGTTCAATGGGATCATCCCAGCTTTTAAAGTACCCGAATATCCGAGTCCGAGCCGAACTTATTACTCCGCGACAATGGGGCAGCGCTGTACTGCGAGGAAAGAGCCTTGTGGACTTAGTGAGGTTAGAAATACCTCTTGAGGTGTCGTTTCGCCTTGAGTAATAGGACTCAGCACTCGCGGGTTTGCATAAGTGACAGCGCCATCGTGACACAACTGGTTTAAACAACAAAACGGCAGCCGAGCGGTGGAAGCAATCCGTAAGGCGGAACTGGCAGAAGGACGGGCAGGTTTGTTTTTGCGGAAGAATTGTCCGACATTTGGTGAGTTTCTCCAAACGGAGTTCTTTCCGTGGGACAAAAAACAACATTCGGCACACCCGGGTACTCACAAACGTTACCAAGTGAGCTCGAACGCGAGGGGTCCCCACAAAAGTCCCCACAGTTGCCGATGTGAGGGTGATATGAATACTGCTAAACTACTGATCAGACAAGCCCGGAGGGATGCGTGAGCGGTTGAAACGGGCGGTCTTGAAAACCGCTGTACCTGAAAGGGTACCGGGGGTTCGAATCCCTCTCCCTCCGCCATACAGTCAGGAGGTTCCCGTTCTCTGGAGTGCGTTTCGGCGAAAACATGCGAATTTCGGCCGAATTCTATACATTCTCATTCATATTCCAGACCGGAGAACGGGACCGCTTCGGCCTGTCGCTCAGAAATGGTCGGTTTTTCTCCGGCTCTGCTTTTCACGGTGCGCTTTGCCGTAGCTAAGAGTACCGGGAGTTCGAATGCGTCTTCCTCCGCCCTACCACAAGCCACAAATAAAACCTATTTCATGTGTTCCATGACTTCCAGGCAGCCCGTGTGTTTATTCACTCACACCCCGAAATTACCGCCAGGTCCATGGACTCCTTGAAGAGTCCCTTGAACCAGCCAAAGCTCTTGCTGGTGGCTGAAGCGCGTAATGGCAACTGAGCAGTAAACCGTTCTTGACCGAACTGGGCAACAAGTTTGGAGCCTTACGAGCGCCGGGGAGAGTCTCTTCGTTTTCAGGCCACGCTAGCTGACGGCCGATTAGCGGGACGCTCTTTCGTCCGCAACGTGACAGCTAATCGCTGGAGTTGGCTGTGTGCGAGTTGTGTGCCGGATTTCAGATTCGGACAGTCGCAAGGCGGCACTCACCCGCATCCTGATCATGAATGATAAAGGACGTTATCTTCGCAAAATATAGTGTTACTCTGCGGCTGTGAATCTCCAGGCTGAAAAACCGGCTGATAGAGACGCTGAGTACAACGTCACTTCCTGCGACCCCAAAAATCTGAGCGACGCGGATGTCGGAGTTTGCTTTGCCATCATAGAAAAGGGCGAGGCGGTGGATGTTCAGACCATGAAGAGGGATTTTCCGAAATCCACTGTACTAGCAATAGCTTGTAGAGGCGCGCAAATCGTCGGCGTCGGTGCAATTAAGCCTGTTCGAGAGCGATACGCAAGGAAGGTCGCCCGTAACAGCGGAGTTGATTTTCCATCGAAGACACAGGAATTGGGTTACGTCGCGGTGGATGAACATCATCGGCAACGTGGGTTGTCATACAGACTGGTTGAAAAGCTGCTGTCGAATTATGCGAAGCGGCTCTTCGCGACTACGGATGCTGAATGGATGAAGAAAGCCCTCTCGAAATATGGATTCTCCCAAAAAGGAAAAGAGTGGCAAGGCGAGAGAGCAATGCTTTCGTATTGGGAGCAGCTGTAGCTACATGAGGGTCGGACGATGGAATTTTGCCCTCCGGCAACGAATGAAATCGTCTGTAAAGAAGCGCTGCTATTAGGCTTGATTCCGAACTCGATAAAAACCATTATCGCGTTAAGAAAGAGCCCGGATTTTCGCAATCAAACTCAAAAACTTCTCGTTGTCTGAGGCGCCCTTCCAGCGGTTAGCAAATTTGCAGACTATCTGCAGATTTCCTCGCTCATAGTGTGCGTTCGAATCGATTCGATCGAGAGAACAAGCAAGTTCGGTGTCGCCGTCGTCACCGTCCAATGACATGCGCAAGCCCGTCAAGGCACAAGCTCCATCCTGGGCGGTCATCAGTTCGTCGATATACTTTTCTAACTCAAATTGGTCGCGAAAGCCGAGCGCTTTGTCTTTTTTGACGACCACCGAGATATCACCGCTTTGAGCGATAGTACCCATAGCGGTCATGGCCATCCGGACAATCGTTTTCCGGCGGGAATCGAAGTACGTTACTGATGCCCTTTTTGCACTCTCCGCCTTCGCCTTCCAATCGGGTCTAGCGTGCCAGGCGGAAAGATCTTCACCAGCTATGAGCGCTTTCGCATAAGCCGCGTTGTCGTCTGAGAGCTTCTGAAAAGTACCTTCAGTGAAGAGAAACTCCTTAGCCTTTGGGTGGAGGCCGTCCCAGCCAAGAAGTGCACCCTTGCCATTACGGTCGGACCAAGCGGAACATTTCTTGTGGTAGAGATAAATCCTCGCCGGTCCGGAGGTCGGGTTGGGATCATCGATGAACTGACTGTCAGCCTTGATGGAGTTAGTCCACCAAAGCTCGTGCTTCTCTCGATGTATCCATAGATCCCCCTCTGTCGTCGCCAGTATCGTGTTCAAATTGAACCAGCGGGACGCGACCGGCGTGGGGACTGGCCCCCCTGAAGAGAGGCGCAACAGCTTCTGCGCTTCCTTTATGTAGCCCTCCCGGTCATTACTTAGCCAGAATGGGTGTACGCGCACGTCATCCATTACGGCGAGAGAGCCGGTCTGCAAGCACTCGGGCCAGGCCCAATTGCCTCTGCCGAAATTTGCGATGTAAACGGTCATAGAAGTTCCATCAGCTAGCTGACGGGCGCGGAAGCGCATGTTAAAGGCCAGCAATTTCCGCTTTCGCAGCGGGGTACTATAGCTCATCCCGCTACCAGAATGTGCATTCCTAACAGGAACTTAACGAGCCTTATTTTCCATAATAAAAGTTATACGATAATCAATGGCACGAGAAGCATAGGGTCCCGAAGGCCCCGCCCGCGGCTCAATCCCCTACCTCATAAACCGGATTATCACGTGCTGAGGATCATGACAAGGGACATCCGAAATGTGAATGCGATTCCAGGAATGACTAATGCAGGTATTACGCCTGATCTTGACTTCTGAACCCCGTATCAAAAACATTAGCTGACCTACGCACGCAGGGCGATTCAGGACAGGCTAAATGCAGAGAACGAGACAGATGCAAAACATGACAGTGTTTCTCTCAATGAAGAACGGCGGTAAGGGAATACCTTATGGAGGGGCCGACGAAGACCGTCCCGATGGTTCCAGGAACCACGGCTTCAAATCCCTAAAATCAAACCCAGCAGAAGCGATTCCAGAGGCGCAGGGGATTACGGCTCTGAAGAATGCGCTAATTGCGCTGAATGCGGCGGACTCTCCATTTTTCACGGTGGGGTGCGAGAAGGCTTTCGGCAAGAACGATTCAGGTCACTGGGTTAGCGGTTATCTGGAATTTGCCTTGAACTATGGTGAGTTGGTTGCTGATGCAGCATTCTATTTCAAATTGTTTTTTCTCTTTAACCAATGGTATTGGCAGCAGAAGCAGGAAGTCGGTGTCCGATACCAGTTTGAGCTGGAAGGTGCCACTTTCTTGGATGCCAACCTCAGCGGGTTCACAATCACTGCGTGGATATCTGCAGGCACTTATCCAACCAAGGAATTGGCGCAGGCTTCATGGGAGGAAGCGCTCGATACCCTTGTGACGTTTCTGAGACAACAGCCCGCTCCGCCCGAGGGGCAATACACGGAAATCTACTGATGCTTGCCAGAAAGGCACAACTTCCGCGAGGTGGCGTCTGCGTCACAGAATGGACCGCGTAGGTGATGCGTGATGCAGCTTTGCTCATATCGAGCTAGGCGGACTGCACTTGCGATTTCGGACGCTTTGCGGATAGAAGGCGCCCGACGAGTGGACCGAGTATCTGTGAGAGTTGCGCGTCCGAACGCTGCCAAACTTGATCGGGATTCTGAATTCCAGCGCCCAGTAGCGCCAGATAGTCTCCGCGAGTCAGATCGACCGGAATATCCACGAGCCCGAGCGCCTGAGCAGGAAGCCCTATCTCAAGCTGCCGCAGCAGGCGGTCTATGGTTTCCTCAGTTGGGCCGCCAGAAACAAACAGGATGTTTGTCAACCGGTGCGCGGCGCTCAGATGAAACCGTGTGGAATCCGCAAATTTTCTTATGTCGCCATATCCGATTTTCCCCTGGAAGGGGTTTGCGCTATACGCTTCTTCGATCGTTTCGACGGGAACGCCGTTAATCCAGTCCCAGAGTATGCAGGCGCGCTTACAGCGCGCATAGTACGCGAAATAATCATCCACAAACTTCTGCAGCGCATTTGTGACTGGCATACCGAACCGGCTGGCAGCCTCACGCGGGCGCACAGTTTCCTTGTTGCCTCTCTTGAACATTGGTGTGTAATTGCCGTCCGACTCAGGTAGTGCCTGAACCAATGCCATCAACTGTTCCGCTGTGATGCCTTGCGCCCCAACACTTTGCACAAGATCAACGAGGCGCATCGCCGAACGAAAGGACAGTGATGATTCGCCACAGGCGCGTCCCAGCAATGTCAACTGCACGTTGTCCAGTTCCTGTTCTACGAGTTTCAGGCGGATCATCTCAGTCAGAAGTGCTTGAAGGTGGTGCTCCATTTCACTCTGCCAACCGGGATGCTGCCGATTGGCAAGGTAACCTCCGAACGTGTTGAGAAGAAGCTGCAGCACCTGGTCTTTGTGGACTTGTTTCACCTGGGCTAGAAGGCGAATGATCCACGTCTCCAGTTGATCCGCATCGAAAGACGATTGGAGTGGCTCCAATGTTCCGCGGACATACCGGTTGAAGAGCCGCTGGCGCTCCAAATAATCTGTCGCGAGAATTATCGACTTGCCTTGTTCGTTGTAGCCGAGGCGCCCTGCTCTTCCCGCCATGTTCTTGTATTCAGCAACCGTAAATTGTCGCCCGTCCTCGCCGATGAACTCTTGTTCGGCAACAATGACCGTGGAGGCAGGCGTGTTGATTCCTGCTGCTACCGTCGTGGTTGCGCCAAGAATGCGAAGGTTGCTATTTGGATCGCGGTACGCCCTCTCCACTATCTGCTTTTCTTCACGAGTCAGATTTGTGTTGTGGAAGGCCGTCCCGCCATTGAGACACCGTCTCAGGTCCGTCGAGGTGCTCGATAAATCGCGGTTCGGTAAAAGTGCCAGAGCGTCGGTTGCTGGTGGGAGGCCTACATCAGCCGCGAGGTAGCCCGCGCATCCTTCGGCAGGTCCCCGGCGATTGCGGAAGACGATGATTTTTTCGGTCGTTCCACGAACGAGTTTCTGTACTAGGGGAACGATTACGTCCTGCGCACTTGGCTTGTCTCGACGAACCTGTATGGCATGGTAAGGAAGGAGTTGCTCAAGTTGCTCGTTCCCATCGACATCCACGAACTGAAATTGGCCGGATCGATCGAGAACGCCCTCAATCAACGGTACTGGGCGAACGGAGGTTACAAGGGTTCTACAGGCGAGCCACTCATCGAAATGATTGATGTTGCCAATGACAGCGGAGAGCGCAATCAATTGGGGTTCGACACCCTGCTGGCGAGCTGCGAGTAAGTGAGTGAGAAGCAACTCCACAACAATCCCGCGCCCTGGGTCGGTGATAAACTGCGCCTCGTCGAGGACAACGAGCCCTATCTGGCTCAGAACACCCGCATTTCGTAGGACGAGATTCAGGAACATCTCGTATGTCAGCACTGCGATCTCGTACTTGCCACGGACAAACTGGCCGGTTTCATCTGTGTGATCGCCGGTGCAGCGGATGACTCTCATCCCCAGTTTTTCCCCGTAAATGCTGACAAAAAGATCGTATTTCTCGTTTACGAGTGCACGGTACGGAAGGAGGAACACCGCCTTGCGGCCATCAAGAATCGCTTTGGTTGCGGCCAACTCTCCAATGAATGTTTTTCCGGAACTTGTTGGCGCGACGACCAGCAGCGACTCACCGTCAAGGATTCTGTAATCGTTGATCGCAGATAACTGCAGAGCGTTAAGCCCGCCTCGAAATCGTGCGGTCCATTCGTCGAGCACAGAGGAAGGGATGCCGAATCCTTTGAGATCAT
The sequence above is drawn from the Terriglobales bacterium genome and encodes:
- a CDS encoding TonB-dependent receptor, giving the protein MIAVLIFCICASAAFDAQTNGSTIQGKVIDSSGLPVSNARISVRNLQANTAQTLLSDRDGLYVLRNIPPGEYELAVSASGFPAKMLHVTVAANSRAVANVVMPSPVASSAGPPAKAGSQNVRDIPLNGRSATDVATLEPGVATTRTQSAGGAAQRGFGTQITISGGRPRQNDSRFEGMSVNDYANSPPGSAAGVNLGVDAVEQVSVLSNNYPAQYGRSSGGIVSSFTRSGSNAWHGSAFEFIRNSALDARNFFDIRKPPFRRNQFGGTLGGPLWKKKTFVFGAYEGFRQSLGISQVSTVPSAAARGGKLSSGQINVDPGVLRFLNAFYPLPNGSILSNGDAGIFNFAGQQVVPDNYYTVKVDHRMAANDVISGTYMLDNASARQPDELNDKRTGYDSHRQLVTGNEVHTRGNWINSFRLGVNRVVATTGLTFLSGNPLAADPTFGTIPGLNAAGVNVTGITAFTGGLDSLSSYKFHWTSIQVYDDTSLVTGHHSLKFGMGLERVRDNIFARSDPAGVFAFNSLADFLENKPFSLSAGIPGTQSERRLRQTIASVYVQDHWSLRPNLSLDLGLRYEASTVPSEVNNKLTVLRNLTDAAPHLGSPLFSNPTLRNLEPRIGAAWNPSSDGKTIISSGFGIFDVLPLPYLVQFNEVNSAPFTESGNATNLPVGSFPVAAFSSFAASSNEFRQAYFEPHPPRSYVMQWNLTVQRELAKAVSVTTSYVGSRGIHQPFRVEDADIVLPMQIAQGYFWPPAGTGQRLNLNAGRITAGFWRSDSYFHGLEAKFQGKIGKAGGEVSYTFGKTIDTSSGSIVGDEYSNSISSPLFFNPGLNRGLADFNVAHNLEVNYDWELGTPNWNSLGRQVLGGWKLGGVFDASTGVPFTPGIGGDALGLKSTDPSIDVPDLVPGPACGSLINPNNPINYIKTQCFTFPSPANRRGSLGRNTLIGPGLLTLDFSLIKNTYIKKVSDAFNVQFRSEFFNVLNRANFAPPLDNRNLFDASGRKLSNAGLITSTQTPSRQIQFAVKVIW
- a CDS encoding GNAT family N-acetyltransferase; the protein is MNLQAEKPADRDAEYNVTSCDPKNLSDADVGVCFAIIEKGEAVDVQTMKRDFPKSTVLAIACRGAQIVGVGAIKPVRERYARKVARNSGVDFPSKTQELGYVAVDEHHRQRGLSYRLVEKLLSNYAKRLFATTDAEWMKKALSKYGFSQKGKEWQGERAMLSYWEQL
- a CDS encoding DEAD/DEAH box helicase; this encodes MLKATFIGIDKYADGTVRELTGAVRDATALWALISDSMPSAAASLLTNADATAANIRSALNGTLTTAEEDDTVILTFSGHGTRNQRLVTHDTFRNNLDATTIGMDELAAIFKASKAKAILCVIDCCFSGAAPARVLDDSPVSRDPGLPLDELAGAGRILISACHINEVAYESPTHRHGLFTFALMHALQEGEEANIDLTAAMAAVMQNVRAAAGQLGVTQTPVLLGHVEGGLALPRLMRGTKFFAAFPEAAGITVSAAVDDLKGFGIPSSVLDEWTARFRGGLNALQLSAINDYRILDGESLLVVAPTSSGKTFIGELAATKAILDGRKAVFLLPYRALVNEKYDLFVSIYGEKLGMRVIRCTGDHTDETGQFVRGKYEIAVLTYEMFLNLVLRNAGVLSQIGLVVLDEAQFITDPGRGIVVELLLTHLLAARQQGVEPQLIALSAVIGNINHFDEWLACRTLVTSVRPVPLIEGVLDRSGQFQFVDVDGNEQLEQLLPYHAIQVRRDKPSAQDVIVPLVQKLVRGTTEKIIVFRNRRGPAEGCAGYLAADVGLPPATDALALLPNRDLSSTSTDLRRCLNGGTAFHNTNLTREEKQIVERAYRDPNSNLRILGATTTVAAGINTPASTVIVAEQEFIGEDGRQFTVAEYKNMAGRAGRLGYNEQGKSIILATDYLERQRLFNRYVRGTLEPLQSSFDADQLETWIIRLLAQVKQVHKDQVLQLLLNTFGGYLANRQHPGWQSEMEHHLQALLTEMIRLKLVEQELDNVQLTLLGRACGESSLSFRSAMRLVDLVQSVGAQGITAEQLMALVQALPESDGNYTPMFKRGNKETVRPREAASRFGMPVTNALQKFVDDYFAYYARCKRACILWDWINGVPVETIEEAYSANPFQGKIGYGDIRKFADSTRFHLSAAHRLTNILFVSGGPTEETIDRLLRQLEIGLPAQALGLVDIPVDLTRGDYLALLGAGIQNPDQVWQRSDAQLSQILGPLVGRLLSAKRPKSQVQSA